The genomic window GACGGCAGGGCGCTGGACGATATCGCGCCGCCGCCCCGGCCCACGGTTCCGCCGCTGATGCGGGGCTATCTGCGGTTGGGCGCACGGGCCTGCGGTGAGCCGGCCCACGACCCGGACTTCGGCGTCGGCGACTTCTGCGTGCTGCTGGACAAGCGACAGGCCGACACCCGATATCTCAAGCGCCTGCGCTCGGTGTCGGCGGCCGCCGAAATGGCAAGCGGAGCGGCGTGATGGACCGGCCGCCGCGCGCCCACTCCTGGCTGCCGCGCGCATCGTGTGACGCCAGTTGTGTCGCCCCCGGTGACACCGCCGTGTCACCGACGGTGCTGATAACGCTGCGGGTGGCGTTTCGGGTGATGTGGGCGCTGCTGCTGGCGCCGGGGCTGCCGCTGCTGGGCATCCCGTTGCCCGGAGGGACCCGAGTGCAGCGCGCCTACTGCCGCCTGGTGCTGCGTTGCTTCGGGGTGCGAATCACTGTGTCGGGCAGCCCGATTCGCAACCTGCAAGGTGTGCTGGTGGTCAGCAGTCACATGTCGTGGCTGGACGCGTTCGCCATCGGCGCGCTGTTGCCCGGCTCGTTCGTCGCCCGCGCCGATATGTTCACCGGGCGCGCGACCGGGATCGTGGCTCGCATCCTGCAGATCATCCCGATCGAGCGGTCCAGCCTGCGGCGGTTACCCGCGGTGGTCGAGACGGTGGCGCGCCGACTGCGGGCCGGCCACACCGTGGTGGCCTTCCCGGAGGGCACCACCTGGTGTGGGCTGGCCTCGGGCAGTTTCTATCCGGCGATGTTTCAGGCCGCCATCGACGCCGGCCGACCGGTGCAGCCGGTGCGGTTGACCTATCACCGCGTGGACGGCAGCGTGTCCACCGCACCGGCTTACGTCGGCGAGGACACCCTGTTGCAGTCGGTTTACCGGGTCCTGCGGGAACCGCGCACCGTGGCCCGGGTGCGGGTGGCATCCCTGCAACTGCCCGGTACCGACCGGCGAGCCCTGGCCACCCGCTGTCAGGACGCGATAGGACTGGGGCCGGTGCGTCACCCGGCAGGGCACGCGCTGGTGGCCTGAGTGGTTCGGGGGCAGGATTGACGCCATGAGCCTCTGGCCCACACCCGAGCCGCCCGCTGCGGGACAGGAGTCGGTGTGGGATTACCCACGGCCGCCCCGCCTGGAAGACTTCACCGGCTCGATCACCGTCGAGCTGGGCGGCCAGACGATCGCGTCGACAACACGAGCCTTCCGGGTGTTGGAAACCAGTCACCCGCCGACGTACTACGTACCGCGCGAGGCGTTCAGCCCGGGTGTGCTGCGCCGGGCCACCGGAACGTCGTGGTGCGAGTGGAAAGGGCAGGCCACCTACTTCGACCTGGTCACGCCGGGTCGCGAGGCCCCCAGGGCGGCCTGGACCTACGAACGACCCACCGGGCCGTTCACGCCGATCGCCGGCGCCATCGCCGTCATGGCCGCGCAGGTCGACCGCTGCACGGTCAACGGCGAAACGGTGATTGCCCAGCCCGGTGGCTTCTACGGCGGCTGGATCACCAGCTGGGTCGTCGGGCCGTTCAAGGGCATCCCGGGTTCGGCGGGCTGGTAGGCGGCGCAATCGGGGCTGAGGTGGACCGGTGCCTGGACCGGTATCGTGGGGCCCGTCATGGTCTACCTCGATCACGCCGCCACCACCCCGATGCACCCCGCTGCCATCGAGGCGATGACCGCTGTGCTGGGCACCGTCGGCAATGCTTCGTCCCTGCACACCACCGGTCGCGCGGCGCGCCGGCGCATCGAGGAGTCCCGGGAACTGATCGCGGCGAAACTCGGCGCGCGTCCCTCGGAGGTCCTCTTCACCGCCGGGGGCACCGAAAGCGACAACCTGGCGCTCAAGGGCATCTACTGGGCACGCCGCGACGCCGAACCCAACCGGCGGCGCATCGTCACCACCGAGGTGGAACATCACGCGGTGCTGGACTCGGTGAACTGGCTCGTCGAACACGAGGGCGCGGAGGTGACCTGGCTGCCCACCGCGGCCGACGGGTCGGTGTCGGTGGCCGCGCTGCGCGACACGCTGCAGGAGCACGACGACGTCGCCCTGGTCTCGGTGATGTGGGCCAACAATGAGGTCGGGACCATCATGCCGACCGCCGAACTCGCGGCCCTAGCAGCCGAGTTCGGCGTGCCCATGCACAGCGACGCCGTGCAGGCCGTCGGGCAACTGCCGGTGTCGTTCAGCGCCAGTGGGTTATCGGCGATGAGCGTGGCCGCGCACAAGTTCGGCGG from Mycobacterium kubicae includes these protein-coding regions:
- a CDS encoding cysteine desulfurase family protein → MVYLDHAATTPMHPAAIEAMTAVLGTVGNASSLHTTGRAARRRIEESRELIAAKLGARPSEVLFTAGGTESDNLALKGIYWARRDAEPNRRRIVTTEVEHHAVLDSVNWLVEHEGAEVTWLPTAADGSVSVAALRDTLQEHDDVALVSVMWANNEVGTIMPTAELAALAAEFGVPMHSDAVQAVGQLPVSFSASGLSAMSVAAHKFGGPPGVGALLLRRDVSCVPLLHGGGQERDIRSGTPDVAGAVGMAAAAQIAVDALEANSARMRVLRDRLVDGVLTTIDDVRLNGARDPLRLPGNAHFTFRGCEGDALLMLLDANGIECSTGSACTAGVAQPSHVLIAMGADPASARGSLRLSLGHNSVDADVDAALEVLPAAVARARRAALAATGAP
- a CDS encoding lysophospholipid acyltransferase family protein; translation: MDRPPRAHSWLPRASCDASCVAPGDTAVSPTVLITLRVAFRVMWALLLAPGLPLLGIPLPGGTRVQRAYCRLVLRCFGVRITVSGSPIRNLQGVLVVSSHMSWLDAFAIGALLPGSFVARADMFTGRATGIVARILQIIPIERSSLRRLPAVVETVARRLRAGHTVVAFPEGTTWCGLASGSFYPAMFQAAIDAGRPVQPVRLTYHRVDGSVSTAPAYVGEDTLLQSVYRVLREPRTVARVRVASLQLPGTDRRALATRCQDAIGLGPVRHPAGHALVA
- a CDS encoding DUF427 domain-containing protein, giving the protein MSLWPTPEPPAAGQESVWDYPRPPRLEDFTGSITVELGGQTIASTTRAFRVLETSHPPTYYVPREAFSPGVLRRATGTSWCEWKGQATYFDLVTPGREAPRAAWTYERPTGPFTPIAGAIAVMAAQVDRCTVNGETVIAQPGGFYGGWITSWVVGPFKGIPGSAGW